In Thermomonas carbonis, a single genomic region encodes these proteins:
- the gshB gene encoding glutathione synthase — protein sequence MTDAAPLDVVVVMDPIESIKTAKDSSFAMLLEAQRRGHRLHYVRPGGLALRGARAVAMTAPLTVQDMQGSHFRLGDWQELDFGPGHVVLMRKDPPVDAAYLHDTQLLGMAQRQGARVVNDPQGLRDFNEKLAALLFPQCCPPILVSRDAKALKAFVGEHGEAVLKPLDGMGGRSIFRARAGEANLNVILETLTQGGVHLAMAQRYLPEIVDGDKRILLVDGEPVDYCLARIPQGDEFRGNLAAGGRGEGRPLTERDRWIAAQVGPEMKRRGMLFVGLDVIGDYLTEVNVTSPTCIRELDAQFGLNIAGTLFDRIEATSVA from the coding sequence ATGACAGACGCCGCACCCCTCGACGTCGTGGTGGTGATGGACCCGATCGAGTCCATCAAGACCGCGAAAGACTCCAGTTTCGCGATGCTGCTGGAGGCCCAGCGGCGCGGCCATCGGCTGCATTATGTTCGCCCCGGCGGGCTGGCGTTGCGCGGCGCGCGAGCGGTGGCCATGACCGCCCCGCTCACGGTGCAGGACATGCAGGGTAGCCATTTCCGCCTGGGCGATTGGCAGGAACTCGACTTCGGCCCCGGCCACGTGGTGCTGATGCGCAAGGATCCACCGGTGGATGCCGCCTACCTCCACGACACCCAGTTGCTGGGCATGGCCCAGCGCCAGGGCGCGCGCGTGGTCAACGACCCGCAGGGCCTGCGCGACTTCAACGAGAAACTGGCCGCGCTGCTGTTCCCGCAGTGCTGCCCGCCGATCCTGGTCAGCCGTGACGCGAAGGCGCTCAAGGCCTTCGTCGGCGAACACGGCGAGGCCGTGCTGAAGCCGCTCGACGGCATGGGCGGGCGTTCGATTTTCCGCGCCCGCGCCGGCGAGGCGAACCTCAACGTGATCCTGGAAACCCTGACCCAGGGCGGTGTGCACCTGGCGATGGCGCAGCGTTACCTGCCGGAGATCGTGGACGGCGACAAGCGGATCCTGCTGGTCGATGGCGAGCCGGTCGATTACTGCCTGGCACGCATCCCGCAGGGCGATGAATTCCGCGGCAACCTGGCCGCCGGCGGGCGTGGCGAAGGCCGGCCGTTGACGGAGCGCGACCGCTGGATCGCAGCGCAGGTGGGTCCGGAGATGAAACGCCGCGGCATGCTGTTCGTCGGCCTGGACGTGATCGGCGACTACCTGACCGAGGTCAACGTCACCAGCCCGACCTGCATCCGCGAACTGGACGCGCAGTTCGGCCTCAACATCGCCGGCACCCTGTTCGACCGCATCGAAGCCACGTCGGTGGCGTGA